The genomic interval CGGCGATTTGCTCACCATCGAAGCGGCCATCATGCCCGGCAAGGGCGTGATCACCCGTACCGGTTCGCTGGGCGACGTGATGAAAGAGTCGGTGGAAGCGGCCCGTACCGTGGTGCGCAGCCGTTCTAAACGCCTGGGCATCAAGGACGAAGTGTTCGAGAAAAAGGACATCCACATCCACGTGCCCGATGGCGCAACGCCCAAGGACGGCCCCAGCGCGGGCGCGGCCATGACCACCGCCTTTGTGTCGGCCCTGACCGGTATTCCGGTGCGCGGCGATGTGGCCATGACGGGTGAAATCACCCTGCGCGGCGAAGTCACGGCGATTGGTGGCCTGAAAGAAAAGCTGTTGGCCGCTCTGCGCGGTGGCATCAAGACGGTGCTGATCCCCGAAGAAAACGCCAAGGACCTGCAGGACATTCCGGAAAATGTCAAAAACGGTCTGGAAATCATCCCGGTGAAATGGATCGACCAGGTACTGGAAGTGGCCCTGGAGCGCATGCCCCAGGCGCTGCCGGATGAAGAGCCGGTGGCGGTGGCGCCTGCGGCCCTGGAAGCGGCAGTGGTCGCACCAGCGGTCTCAGTCAAGCACTAGGATCTGCAGGCTGCAACAGAAGGCCGATGGGGCGTTGGCTCCATCGGCCTTTCGTCGTTTCAGACCCGGATTTGCAATTTCAGAGATAATGGGGGTTTACCCACGCCACGTGGGTGCAATTTGCTATTGTTTGAATAGCCACAACCCTTCCGGAATTGATGAGCGATACCCCCCTGGATTCTTTCTCGCAGCTGCAGCTTGCAGAACCCCTGTCACGTGCTGTGGCCGACATGGGCTACACCGCCATGACACCCATCCAGGCGCAAGCCATTCCGGTGGTGTTGCAAGGCCGTGACGTGATGGGCGCGGCCCAGACCGGCACCGGCAAGACGGCGGCTTTTTCGCTGCCCTTGCTGCAACGCATGCTCAAGCATGAAAACGCATCCACTTCGCCCGCCCGCCACCCGGTGCGCGCCCTGGTGCTCCTGCCCACGCGTGAGCTGGCCGACCAGGTGGCCCAGGCGGTCAAGTCGTATGCCAAGCACACCAACCTGCGCAGTGCCGTGGTGTTTGGCGGCATGGACATGAAGCCGCAAACGCTGGAGCTTAAAAAAGGCGTGGAAATTCTGGTCGCCACCCCCGGCCGCCTGCTGGACCACATCGAAGCCAAAAACGCAGTGCTGAACCAGGTGGAATACGTGGTGCTGGACGAAGCCGACCGCATGCTCGACATCGGCTTTTTGCCCGATCTGCAACGCATCCTGAGCTACCTGCCCAAGCAGCGCACCACCTTGCTGTTTTCGGCCACGTTCTCGCCCGAAATCAAGCGTCTGGCCAGCAGCTACCTGCAAGACCCGGTCACCATCGAAGTGGCCCGCTCCAACGCCACCGCCTCTACGGTGGAGCAGCATTTCTACAGCGTCAACGCCGACGACAAGCGCCGTGCCCTGCACCAGGTGCTCAAGTCGCGCGGCATGAAGCAGGCCTTTGTGTTTGTGAACAGCAAGCTGGGCTGCGCCCGCCTGGCCCGTTCGCTGGAAAAAGAAGGCCTGAAAACCACCGCTTTGCACGGCGACAAGAGCCAGGACGAGCGCCTGAAAGCCCTGGACGCGTTCAAAAAGGGCGAAGTCGATCTGCTGGTGTGTACCGATGTGGCCGCCCGCGGCCTGGACATCAAGGACGTGCCTGCGGTGTTCAACTTTGACGTGCCTTTCAACGCCGAAGACTATGTGCACCGCATTGGCCGCACGGGCCGCGCAGGCGCATCCGGCCTGGCGGTGAGCTTTGTGGCGGGCAGCGATGCACGCCTGGTGGCCGATATCGAGAAGCTGATCAAGACCAAGATCGAACTCGAACCCATGGAGTTCGAAGAAGACACCCCCAAGATCCGCGAACAAGGCCGTATCAACGACGGTCGCCGCGCCTGGGGTGGTGACGATCCACGCGATGTGATCGACGCGCCGCGCCCCCCACAACACATCGCGCGTCCCCAGCGCCACAGTGCACCGCGCGATCCGTTCTTTGACAAGCCCTACGAGGCCCCTGCAGCCACCGCCGCACCCACCTGGGAAGCCTCGGCCAAGCACGCCACCGTGCGCGGCATCTCGGCCAACATCAAGCCCAAGCGCAAGGTTGCGGCCCTGTTCAAGGCCGTTGCCCAGCCTGTAGCCGCGTAGTTTCGTATCAAGCTCCGGGGCGCTGCGCCTGCTCGCAGCGCACCTGGATGAGCTCGTTGGCCGCCGGGCTGGCCGCTATCTTCAGCGCACTCAGCGACCCGCCCCACACGCAGCCGGTGTCCATCGACAGCACGTCGCTGCGGCCCAACCAGCCCAGCGTGGACCAATGGCCAAAGGCCACGGCCATGGGGGCAGTTTTTCGGCCCGGCACGTCAAACCACGGCAGGTAGCCCTCGGGGCGGATGCCCGCGCCTTCCTTGCTGTCGAATTCCATCACCCCGTCGGCAGTGCAAAAGCGCATCCGGGTGAGCGCGTTCACAATCACCCGCAGGCGGTCGGCCCCCTGCAAGGACTCGCTCCACTGCGCCGGGGTATTGCCGTACATCTGGCCTAAAAATGCTGCCAGGTTGGGGCCGCGCAGCACAGCCTCCACTTCGCCCGCCAGCGCCATGGTCTGGGCCGCGCTCCAGCCGGGCAGCACCCCGGCGTGCACCATCAGGATGTCCTGGCCCTCCAGCGTCTCGCGCATGGCCATGCGCTGGTGGCGTAGCCAGTCGAGCAGCGCGGCGCGGTCTGGGGCCTGCAGGATGCCTTGCAGCGTGTCCTGGCGGTGGGTGGGGCGTATGCCGTGGGCGGCGGCCAGCAAATGCAGGTCGTGGTTGCCCAGCAGGCAGCGGGCGGCATCGCCGTAGCCCCTCAGGCGGCGCAGCACTTCCAAAGACGACGGGCCCCGGTTCACCAGGTCGCCCAGGAAAAAAAGCGTGTCGCGGCTGGGCGAAAAGTCCAGCCGGTCCAAAAGGCGTTGCAGCGGGCTGTCGCAGCCCTGCAAGTCCCCAATCAAGTAAAGTGCCATGTGTTTATTTTCTGTGAAGATCCATGGATTTATTGCTGATTTTGCTGTTGACCTTGCTCAACGGCGTGTTTTCGATGTCGGAGCTGGCGCTGGCTTCCAGCCGCAAGGCGCGGCTGACGGCCATGGCCGAGTCGGGCGACAAAGGGGCCAAGGCGGCGCTGGCGCTGCTGGACAACCCCACGCAGTTTTTGTCGTCGGTGCAGGTGGGCATTACATCGATCGGCATGGTCAACGGCATCTTGGGCGAGGCCGCGTTCAGCGATGGCGTGTCGGCCTGGCTGCAGCGTTGGGGCGTGGCGCTGGGCGCGGCCGATGTGTCGGCCACGGTGATTGTGGTCACGGTCATTACCTTCATCACCATCGTGTTTGGTGAGCTGGTGCCCAAGCGCATTGGCCAGTTGTACCCCGAGCTGGTGGCGCGCCACGTCTCGCGCCCCATGACCTATGTGGCTACCGGGGCCAAACCCTTTGTGCGCCTGCTGTCGGTCAGCACCCACGCGGTGCTGAAGCTGCTGCGCATCGACAACGCGGCGGGCCGGGCCGTCACCGAAGAAGAAATCGTGGCCAGCCTGGAGGAGGGCGTGGACGCGGGCGTGATCGAAGAGCATGAGCACCAGATGGTGCAAAACGTGTTCCGCCTGGACGAGCGCCCCCTGACCTCGCTGATGGTGCCGCGCACCGACGTGGAATGGCTGGAGGCCTCGGACACCGTGGCGCAGTGCCTGCAAAAGGCCAGCAGCAGCGCGGGCCAGGGTTCGCACTCCTGGTACCCGGTGTGCCGGGGCTCGCTGGACGACGTGGTGGGTGTGATCAGCGTGGGCCGCCTGCTGGAGCTGGGGGCCGACCTGCCTGGCCCGGTGGAGCCGCATGTGCTGCCCGCCGCGTTCTTGCCCGAAACCCTGAGCGGCATGGAGCTGCTGGAGCAGTTTCGCGCCAAGTCGGGCCGCATGGTGTTTGTGGTGGACGAATACGGCGTGGTGCAGGGCCTGATGACCCCGCGCGACCTGCTGGAGGCCATCACCGGCGAGCTGCAGCCCGGTGCGCAGGCCGATGCCTGGGCCACCCAGCGCGAAGACGGTTCCTGGCTGCTGGATGGGCTGATGCCCGTCAGCGAGCTGAAATCGCGGCTGGACATCAAAGACCTGCCGGAAGAAGACCGGGGCCGCTACAACACCGTGGCGGGGCTGCTGATGTCGGTGTCGGGCCGCATGCTGGCCACGGCCGAGCGCATCGAGTGCGCGGGCTGGGTGTTTGAGGTGGTGGACCTGGACGGCAAGCGCATCGACAAGGTGCTGGCCACCGCCCTGTCGGTCATCGACTAGGTTTTTGCCTGGCGCAGCCGGGCCAGCTGCTCGTCTTCCAGCTGGCGGCGTTTTTGTTGCTGCTTGAGCAGCTCTTCGGCGCGCAGGGCCTCCACCTCTTCGGCGGTCAGGGCCTTGTCAAACGTCAGCTCCATGCCGCCTGCGGTGGCGGGCTCGCCCCGGGCGCTTTTGAGCTTCATGTTCAGGCGCAGCTCGTTGGTGGAGTCGGCGTTGCGCAGGGCTTCCTCGTAGGAAATCTGGCCGTCGTTGTACAGCTCGAACAGCGCCCAGTCGAAGGTGCGCATGCCCAGCTCGCGCGATTTTTCCATCAGCGC from Comamonadaceae bacterium OS-1 carries:
- the rhlE_1 gene encoding ATP-dependent RNA helicase RhlE produces the protein MSDTPLDSFSQLQLAEPLSRAVADMGYTAMTPIQAQAIPVVLQGRDVMGAAQTGTGKTAAFSLPLLQRMLKHENASTSPARHPVRALVLLPTRELADQVAQAVKSYAKHTNLRSAVVFGGMDMKPQTLELKKGVEILVATPGRLLDHIEAKNAVLNQVEYVVLDEADRMLDIGFLPDLQRILSYLPKQRTTLLFSATFSPEIKRLASSYLQDPVTIEVARSNATASTVEQHFYSVNADDKRRALHQVLKSRGMKQAFVFVNSKLGCARLARSLEKEGLKTTALHGDKSQDERLKALDAFKKGEVDLLVCTDVAARGLDIKDVPAVFNFDVPFNAEDYVHRIGRTGRAGASGLAVSFVAGSDARLVADIEKLIKTKIELEPMEFEEDTPKIREQGRINDGRRAWGGDDPRDVIDAPRPPQHIARPQRHSAPRDPFFDKPYEAPAATAAPTWEASAKHATVRGISANIKPKRKVAALFKAVAQPVAA
- the apaH gene encoding bis(5'-nucleosyl)-tetraphosphatase, symmetrical, whose translation is MALYLIGDLQGCDSPLQRLLDRLDFSPSRDTLFFLGDLVNRGPSSLEVLRRLRGYGDAARCLLGNHDLHLLAAAHGIRPTHRQDTLQGILQAPDRAALLDWLRHQRMAMRETLEGQDILMVHAGVLPGWSAAQTMALAGEVEAVLRGPNLAAFLGQMYGNTPAQWSESLQGADRLRVIVNALTRMRFCTADGVMEFDSKEGAGIRPEGYLPWFDVPGRKTAPMAVAFGHWSTLGWLGRSDVLSMDTGCVWGGSLSALKIAASPAANELIQVRCEQAQRPGA